Genomic window (Paenibacillus sp. PK3_47):
TCACACCGCGTTCGCCGACTTCAGTATCATAGCCGTCCGGAAGCTGCATAATGAAATCATGGGCATTGGCTGCCTGGGCTGCCGAAATGACCTCCGCATCGCTGGCTTCCGGATTACCGAACAGGATGTTGTCACGTACAGAACCGCTGAACAGGAAATTGTCCTGCAGCACCATCCCGACGGTCCGCCGCAGGCTCTCCTGAGTCAGGCCCCGGATATCCTGCCCGTCCATGAGCAGGCTTCCTTCACTGATATCATAGAACCGCGGAATCAGGCTGATCAGCGAAGACTTGCCGCCCCCGCTCATCCCGACAAAAGCCACCGTTTGCCCGGGTGAAATGCCCAAATTAATATTTTTCAGCACCCAATCATTCTCATCGTTGTATTTGAACCATACGTCCCGGAACTCGATTGCCCCCGAAGGGTTTGCCAGCGGTTTCGCACCTGGTCTGTCGACGATATCATAGGGTTCATTCAGCAGCTCCATCACCCGCTCCAGCGAGGCGGAAGCCTGGGTCAGAACGGTCGAAGAATTGATCAGACGGCGCAGCGGCGCATACATCCGGTCGAGATAACCGAAGAAGGCCACAAAAGTACCCAGGGACAAATTACCGTGAATCACCTGATAGCCGCCGTAACCGATGACAAGGAGCGGGGCAATATCCGTCAGTGTATTGATAATCGCAAAGGTGACGGCGTTCCAGCGGGTCTGGGCCATAGCTTTATCGAGGAATTTGCCGTTGATGTCCTGGAACTGCCGCTGGTCCACCCGTTCCATGGTAAAGCTGCGGATAATCGATATCCCCTGAATCCGCTCATGCAGATAGCCCTGGATCGCTGCCAGCGCCTGTGAGCGGTCCTTGGTCAGCACCTTCAGCCGTTTATAAAGCACATTTACGGCGATGCCGTATAACGGCAGTATGGCAATCGATACAAGCGCCAGCACCGGATTCAGGTAGAACATAAAGGCCAGTGCAAACACAAGCGTGAACATATCCAGCCAAACGTTCATCATCCCGACTTCCACCAGATTTTTCGACTGCTCTACGTCGTTGATGAATCTGGAGATGGCCTCACCAACCTTGGTGTTCTGGTAATACCTCAGTGACAACCGCTGCAGATGTCCATACAGCTTGTTGCGCATATCAAAAAGTACGCGGCTTGTAATGAGCTGGGCAAAATATTGGCGGAAATACTCCACCGGTCCTCGGACCACTACGAACAGCACCAAGGCGCCGCCAAGGACAAGCAGCAGCTTGGAGACTCTCTCCGCAACGGTAAGCACCGAGTTTGCAAGAAGATCATCCACCACATATTTCAGAATAAGCGGCAGCGTCAGGGGAATGGTGAATTTGATCATGCCGATAATCAGGGTCAGCACAATCCATTTCATGTATGGACGGACAAAAGTAAAGTAGGATTTCCATTGTTTCACTGAAAGTTACTTCCTCTCTCTCCTGAATGACTGGGTACTGTTGACATTTGGGCTCCACAATGTTTTTATATTTTTAAGTCCATATGTACGATAGCAGTACCCGAACTTCAGGAGGATAATGATGTCTAGACAATTTGTAACGGAAGCAGTTATGATGGCGATTTACGGCCAGCTTCTTTTACCGCAAAGCCCTGTGGAATATATAGTGCCGTACACCAGCGTCATGGAATTGTATGAACTGCGGGACAGCGATGAACCTTTGATGAACCGGCCTGACGATGACAAGCATGTCAAGTCCAAGATCCGCGAGCTGATCGACTATTTTGAAGAACCGCTCAATTCCAAGAAGATTAACCGCTGCCTTGCAGTCCCATGGGCGAAGAGCTCCGGCATCCTGCTTGGCGGCGGGCAGGCGCGGATTACCATAATCAACAGCGTAGATACTGCTGCATACGGTGAAATGTTTGATCCGATCGAAACCGAGCTGCTGCTCTCTTCCCAGCGGGAGAAGGTACCGGTCCTGACCGACCAGTTCGAGCTGATCCAGCGGATTATCGAAGGGGGAATTCCTGTTCAGGTCTACGACATTGATGACTTCGATTTCGC
Coding sequences:
- a CDS encoding ABC transporter ATP-binding protein, which produces MKQWKSYFTFVRPYMKWIVLTLIIGMIKFTIPLTLPLILKYVVDDLLANSVLTVAERVSKLLLVLGGALVLFVVVRGPVEYFRQYFAQLITSRVLFDMRNKLYGHLQRLSLRYYQNTKVGEAISRFINDVEQSKNLVEVGMMNVWLDMFTLVFALAFMFYLNPVLALVSIAILPLYGIAVNVLYKRLKVLTKDRSQALAAIQGYLHERIQGISIIRSFTMERVDQRQFQDINGKFLDKAMAQTRWNAVTFAIINTLTDIAPLLVIGYGGYQVIHGNLSLGTFVAFFGYLDRMYAPLRRLINSSTVLTQASASLERVMELLNEPYDIVDRPGAKPLANPSGAIEFRDVWFKYNDENDWVLKNINLGISPGQTVAFVGMSGGGKSSLISLIPRFYDISEGSLLMDGQDIRGLTQESLRRTVGMVLQDNFLFSGSVRDNILFGNPEASDAEVISAAQAANAHDFIMQLPDGYDTEVGERGVKLSGGQKQRVAIARVFLKDPKVLILDEATSALDLESEHLIQQSLQSLSSERTTLIVAHRLSTITHADQIVVLENGEITERGTHEALMELEGSYARLFNVQRLDG
- a CDS encoding ADP-heptose synthase, producing the protein MSRQFVTEAVMMAIYGQLLLPQSPVEYIVPYTSVMELYELRDSDEPLMNRPDDDKHVKSKIRELIDYFEEPLNSKKINRCLAVPWAKSSGILLGGGQARITIINSVDTAAYGEMFDPIETELLLSSQREKVPVLTDQFELIQRIIEGGIPVQVYDIDDFDFAMEEEPFRSSH